The Nitrospiraceae bacterium genome contains a region encoding:
- a CDS encoding DNA topoisomerase IV subunit A, translating to MTKTKHRHNGAVAKKLIGLADLVISAANRSKDPTLAIPIRALSNVSFNPRKGMIEMGNKKQARSFFNVGMTKKFMQTILVADALTELQRSDLTTSLREIYYRTKHTIKNSHENTFDTQDESDPVIEDLEVSVEALREELHVRAENGGSVVGPLVLGDDGDRVDCAKLGKGGYSVPSIVEPEYVEIRRCTADFVLLVEKGTQWNRLSEDKFWRRYNCVLLTGNGQPPRGVRRLARRLHEEHRLPVYVLVDNDPWGYYIYSVIKQGSINLAFESQRMAIPKAKFIGFSSADPERYELPRNVGIKLNEKDITRAKELMNYQWFQKPAWQTEIKRMLTSGLKYELDALANKDFQYLTKKYLPRKLKEKDWLD from the coding sequence ATGACGAAGACTAAACACAGGCACAATGGTGCCGTCGCAAAAAAGCTGATTGGCCTCGCCGACCTGGTCATCAGCGCGGCAAACCGCTCGAAAGACCCGACGTTGGCGATCCCCATTCGTGCGCTCTCGAACGTCTCGTTCAATCCGCGCAAGGGCATGATCGAAATGGGGAACAAGAAACAAGCGCGCTCGTTTTTCAACGTGGGGATGACGAAGAAGTTCATGCAGACGATCTTGGTCGCGGACGCGTTAACGGAGCTCCAGCGGTCGGATCTCACGACGTCGCTCAGAGAAATTTATTATCGGACCAAGCATACGATAAAAAACTCGCACGAGAATACCTTCGATACACAGGATGAATCGGACCCTGTCATCGAGGATTTGGAGGTGTCGGTAGAGGCCTTACGAGAAGAGCTCCATGTCCGGGCTGAAAACGGCGGGAGTGTCGTGGGTCCCCTCGTCCTCGGAGATGATGGTGACCGTGTCGATTGCGCCAAATTAGGAAAAGGCGGCTATTCGGTGCCCTCGATTGTTGAGCCGGAATATGTGGAGATCCGTCGCTGCACGGCTGATTTCGTGTTGCTCGTGGAAAAGGGGACACAGTGGAACCGCCTCTCAGAAGATAAATTCTGGCGGCGGTACAATTGCGTGTTACTGACGGGTAATGGCCAACCGCCTCGAGGGGTCCGGCGCTTGGCTCGGCGGCTCCACGAAGAACACCGGCTTCCGGTCTATGTCCTGGTGGATAACGATCCTTGGGGCTACTACATTTATTCAGTGATCAAACAGGGGTCAATCAATTTAGCGTTCGAGAGTCAGCGTATGGCCATCCCCAAGGCGAAATTCATCGGTTTTTCGAGTGCAGATCCTGAACGGTACGAGTTGCCCCGCAATGTCGGCATCAAGCTCAACGAGAAGGACATCACGCGTGCCAAGGAACTGATGAACTATCAGTGGTTCCAGAAGCCTGCCTGGCAGACGGAAATCAAGCGGATGCTTACGAGCGGGTTGAAGTACGAACTCGACGCCTTGGCCAACAAGGACTTTCAGTATCTCACGAAGAAGTATCTGCCCCGAAAGTTAAAAGAGAAGGATTGGCTGGACTAG
- a CDS encoding DNA topoisomerase VI subunit B, with product MARSQAALAHSKSTSPISASESVEPKKARANLPQAVTAVEMGARQREISVSEFFTKNRHLLGFDNPRKALLTCVKEAVDNALDACEEAGILPDILVKLEVAATGETPPPVSQATRFRITVGDNGPGIVRQQIPKIFAKLLYGSKFHRLRMSRGQQGIGISAAGMYAQITTGKPVKIISRTGPRASAHYFEVQIDTKKNEPRIFENKQVEWDQPRGTQVTLEVEGRYQKGRASVDEYLEQTLIANPHVKLVYLTPENETKTYPRTYKELPPSPREIKPHPYGIEFGMFLKMLHDTKSHTLSGFLASDFCRVSPALAVEMCKQAKLSPNTRPRGIHGQVAETLYKTIQTTKIMAPPTNCLAPIGEQAILSGLYKQIKGEFYTAVSRPPAVYRGNPFIIEAGLAYGSRPEDQTAPQQPVMPKAEGEHEEEDSELARVIRYANRVPLLYQQSACSTFKAVLNTTWKNYGVTQSRGALPGGPMVIFVHMASVWVPFTSESKEAIADYDEIQKEITLALRECGRRLGLFLRRRERAAGEYRRRNIFELYIEEVAEACNRLKGGTLKTEKLKAQLQKIATSRTGGMKTDEALGKTGGGPEGLPDSIIVTPEGIEGEASIVVETAEALAQDAAPKADTPHVDILPIKKPIERGAKGKADAKSGKQGKAAKGKAAQLTLFSGEPQSGKRTGVITKKTRKVHKVRGKK from the coding sequence ATGGCCAGATCTCAAGCCGCTCTCGCTCATTCGAAATCCACATCACCAATATCCGCTAGCGAATCGGTCGAGCCGAAGAAAGCTCGCGCGAATCTTCCACAAGCGGTGACCGCCGTGGAAATGGGTGCGCGGCAGCGGGAAATTTCTGTTTCTGAATTTTTTACCAAGAATCGGCATCTGCTCGGATTCGATAATCCGCGGAAGGCACTTCTCACCTGTGTAAAAGAGGCGGTTGATAATGCACTAGATGCCTGTGAAGAGGCCGGTATTTTGCCGGATATTCTGGTCAAGCTCGAAGTCGCTGCGACCGGCGAAACACCTCCGCCGGTGAGCCAGGCAACGAGGTTTCGGATTACAGTTGGCGATAACGGGCCGGGGATCGTCCGTCAACAAATCCCGAAAATTTTTGCCAAACTCCTCTATGGATCAAAATTCCATCGCTTGCGCATGAGTCGCGGTCAGCAGGGGATCGGTATCTCCGCAGCGGGCATGTATGCGCAAATCACTACCGGGAAGCCGGTGAAAATTATCTCTCGTACAGGACCAAGGGCGTCGGCGCACTACTTTGAAGTACAGATCGACACAAAGAAGAATGAGCCCCGCATATTCGAGAATAAACAGGTTGAATGGGATCAGCCGCGAGGCACGCAGGTCACGCTCGAGGTCGAGGGTCGTTACCAGAAGGGCAGGGCCTCAGTTGACGAGTATTTGGAGCAGACGCTCATTGCCAATCCACATGTAAAGCTGGTCTATCTGACGCCGGAGAATGAGACCAAGACCTATCCGCGCACCTATAAAGAATTACCGCCCTCGCCACGCGAAATTAAACCCCACCCGTACGGTATCGAGTTCGGCATGTTTCTCAAGATGCTCCATGACACCAAGAGCCACACGCTCTCGGGATTTTTGGCGTCGGATTTCTGCCGGGTATCGCCGGCGCTCGCGGTGGAGATGTGCAAGCAGGCAAAGCTCTCGCCCAATACCAGACCGCGGGGCATTCACGGGCAGGTGGCTGAAACGCTCTATAAGACGATCCAAACCACCAAGATCATGGCGCCGCCCACCAACTGTCTCGCTCCGATCGGCGAGCAGGCAATTCTGTCGGGTCTGTATAAGCAGATCAAAGGGGAATTCTATACAGCAGTCAGTCGTCCGCCTGCCGTCTATCGAGGTAATCCTTTCATCATCGAAGCAGGCTTGGCTTATGGCAGCCGGCCGGAAGACCAAACGGCACCCCAACAGCCAGTTATGCCCAAGGCAGAAGGCGAACATGAGGAGGAAGATTCAGAACTCGCCCGCGTGATCCGCTATGCGAACCGTGTGCCTCTGCTCTACCAGCAATCCGCCTGTTCAACGTTCAAGGCGGTGTTGAACACCACCTGGAAAAATTACGGTGTCACGCAATCGCGTGGCGCACTGCCTGGTGGGCCGATGGTGATCTTCGTCCATATGGCCTCAGTGTGGGTTCCTTTTACGAGTGAAAGCAAGGAAGCCATCGCCGATTACGATGAGATTCAGAAAGAGATCACGCTTGCGCTTCGCGAATGCGGCCGAAGGTTGGGGCTGTTCTTGCGCCGGCGCGAGCGAGCGGCTGGTGAGTATCGGCGCCGCAATATATTTGAACTCTACATCGAGGAAGTAGCTGAGGCCTGTAACCGACTCAAGGGCGGGACGCTGAAAACGGAGAAACTCAAGGCACAGTTGCAGAAAATTGCGACCTCGCGTACTGGTGGAATGAAGACAGACGAGGCGCTCGGAAAAACCGGTGGAGGACCGGAAGGCTTGCCGGATTCGATCATCGTTACGCCAGAAGGGATTGAAGGGGAAGCGTCGATAGTCGTGGAAACTGCTGAAGCCCTCGCACAGGACGCAGCACCAAAGGCTGATACCCCCCATGTCGATATACTGCCCATTAAGAAACCGATTGAACGGGGGGCGAAAGGCAAAGCTGATGCGAAGTCGGGCAAGCAGGGTAAAGCTGCGAAGGGGAAGGCGGCACAACTCACGCTCTTTTCTGGGGAGCCGCAATCCGGCAAGAGAACGGGGGTTATAACGAAGAAGACCCGCAAGGTTCACAAAGTCAGAGGGAAGAAGTAA
- a CDS encoding GYD domain-containing protein produces MPTYVSLVKFTQHGLQTMKDKGIERAEMVKENAHALGGKLVQAYYCLGEYDVVAVWEFPDNKTAMKAAVLNAAIGHIQITTMPAVGRDEWKKLLQETLGKRR; encoded by the coding sequence ATGCCAACCTACGTCAGCCTCGTGAAATTCACCCAGCATGGCCTTCAAACTATGAAGGACAAGGGAATCGAGCGAGCCGAGATGGTGAAGGAAAACGCGCACGCGCTCGGCGGCAAGCTGGTCCAGGCCTACTACTGTCTCGGAGAGTATGACGTCGTCGCGGTCTGGGAATTTCCTGACAACAAAACAGCCATGAAGGCGGCTGTGTTGAACGCGGCGATCGGCCACATTCAGATTACGACTATGCCGGCAGTCGGTCGGGACGAATGGAAAAAGCTTCTACAGGAGACTCTGGGGAAAAGACGATGA
- a CDS encoding thioredoxin family protein has protein sequence MPNITLLVSPSCGACPSAKSLWKQLRVKYSFSYREVDITTQDGQDLANRHAVRAVPATIIDGRLTFVGVPSRESAEKALQLKMKPRE, from the coding sequence ATGCCGAACATTACGTTGCTTGTGTCACCAAGTTGTGGGGCCTGTCCGTCGGCGAAGAGCCTGTGGAAGCAATTGCGAGTGAAATATAGCTTTTCCTATCGAGAGGTCGATATTACGACTCAGGACGGACAAGATCTTGCGAATCGTCATGCGGTCCGAGCGGTGCCGGCGACGATTATCGACGGGCGCCTGACCTTCGTCGGCGTGCCGAGCCGAGAGAGCGCGGAAAAGGCGCTGCAATTGAAGATGAAACCTCGGGAGTAA